GGCCGGCAGCGGGAACATGTCACGCCAGGTGCCGGACACGTATTCTTTCACCATGCTGCCGTACGGGTTGATTCCGTAAAGCCGGCCGTCCCGCTCGGCGTACAATCCCAGGAGCAGACCGTACCCCAGGCTGGGGCCGCAATCGACCCACCTGGAGGCGCTTTGGTCCCAGCGATAGAGTCTCGACTTTGACCAGCCATCTCCCGTGTCGTCGTACAGCACGTCGCCTGCGTATCTGTGCAGCAGCTTCCCAAACCCCAGGGTTTTCCGCTGGGCCAGAACAGTGCCGTCGTCCGAATGCACGGTGACTTCCGCATACCAGCTACTGCTGTACCAGAGCACCCAGAACTCGTCTCCCACCAGCTCTACGTCGCTCGGGGAGTAAACCACGAACGTTTTCGCAGTGCGGTTCCACGCCATTCCGTCAAAGAAGGCCAGCGCGCAGTCGAACGAGTACTGGTAAGGATTTTCCACCAGTATGGCCACGCGGTCGCCAACCACACTGAACGCGTCCACCGCCACTGCCGGGTTTCCCGGAGACCACCCGGGCACGCCATGGGAAACCCAGCGCAACACGGGCAGCTCCTGCTCCGACTCCACCACCGCCACCACCGCGCCGGCCGGAGGAGAAGACACGGGCATGGACAGCGGCCCTGTGCCAGCCACCGCCGACCCTAACCGCGAACCGGCACAGAACACGGTCACGGTCCGGCCCGCGGGGAAGAATCCGGACGCAGCCTCCACCCGGTCAGACACAAACCTCAGGGGCGTCGACTCCGGCAGGTCCTGCCGCAGGTACAGCACCTTTGCGGACACACCCCCGAAGTCTTTCACCGCGGGGAACTTCAGCACAAGGGACGCGCCCCCACCCTGGGCAACCACATGGCCACCCAGACCGGCCAAAAGAGCCAGCAGGCAGCAGGCGACGAGCAGGTAAGAAAGCCGCTTCGCAAGCAACGCATATCACCTCCCAACCAGTAAAGCATGGGGCCCGGGAAACCCCGGGCCCCTCGCCATTCCCTCAGCCGATAAACGGCGTGGACGTCACCGGACCAGCACGCTCGGCACGTCCTACCTGGAAGAGGTGCGACCCGCCCGGACGACCACGGTGTAGGGCTGAGCCGCGCCTCTCCTGCAATACCCACAGAGACTCGCCGCGCACCTAGGGCGAACTCACCTCCTCCTCTACCTCCACCCCCGGCACGTTGATCGACGACCACATAGGCGACCGGACCCGAAGCTGCATCATCCCGGGAGGAATATCCACCCTCACGTCACAATCGAAGTTCCAACCGGAGATCTCCCGCCAGGAAACCCCATCCCAGCCGTCAAGGTAAACCGGGTACCCCGTACTAGTATCAGGCTTCGCATCAACCTGCACATGAGCACGCAACATCCGCACCGTCCCCGGAGGCGGAGACCACGGGTTGCTCGTCTGGCCACCCAGAGCACGCAGCACACCGCCGGTGGACTTGACCTTGATGCACGTCCCGGACACCGGCAGCTCCCGCTCAGATTCCACCACCTCCAGCGCACCGTCCACCGGAGGGAAAGACGCGGCAACCGAGAGCTGGCCCTCGTCCACCGCCGCAGACCCCAGTAGCAAGCCGGCAGAAAACACCGTCACGCGCCTGCCCAAGGGGAAGAAACCGGAAACGGCCTCCACCCGGCCAACCGCAAACTTCAGCGGCATCGTGTCGGGCAGCTCCCGCTTCACGTAGAGCACCTTCCCATGCACGCCACCAAAGTCTTTCACCACGGGGAACTTGAGCACAAGGGATGCGCTCCCACCCTGGGCAACCACATGACCACCCATGCCGGCGAAGAGAGCCAGCAGACAACAGGCGAAGAACAGGCAACACAACCGTTTAGCAAGCAAAACACACCACCTCCCGACCAGTAGGAACCGGGGCCCGGGATTTCCCGGGCCCCGCACAATTCACTATCAGCCGATGACCGTGGCCGACACCACGACGTACTCGGGCACGTCCGTGGTCACGTCCACCACGAACGTGCCGTCCTGCGCCGTGGTCACCGTCACGGACCGCGTGCCCGTCACCGAGCCCGTGATGTCCACGCGAACCTGGGCGTTCGGCACGCCCGCGCCGGAAGCGTCCACCACCCGGCCGTTGACTGTGATGGGCGTGCCCGGCGTGGACTCGGTCTGAGACGCCCACAGGGTTATGGTCGCCCCGCCAGGCGTGAGCAAGCCGCTTGAGCCGCACAGGTCGCCCAGCCGGTGCGGGCGCCACGGGTCGTTCTGCACCCACACCAGGGTGTTCCCGTCCGTCCACGCCCCGCCCTGGGGCGCCACCTGGGTCGCAAACACCCGGCCGCAGTAGGCGATTCCGTAATAGACCGTTTCCCCGCCCGCAGGGTCGAGGCCCAGCGCGCCAGCCTTGGTCTCGGGCGCGAACCGAATGTAGCCGTCCACGAACTTGGCCCCGTGGACATCAACGGCATCGAGAGCCAGTTGCTGCGCCGCATCTGCCGTGGGCTGCACGGCGCAGGGGTAAGCGTTGGTCTCGGCGTAGAACCTGTGCACCTGCCCCTGCAGCTCGGCCAGGGTAGAGCACAGCGCCGACCGCTTCGCCCGCCTGGCCGCGGCCGGCATCACCCCCACGGTTATACCGGCCAGTATCCCCAGCACCACAACCACCACGAGCACTTCGGTGAGCGTGAAGCCGCGCCTGCGGCCGCCCTTACCCGGCCACCTCAACGGGTTCACCTCCCACGAGTTCTCCGGCTTCAAGGTTGTCCTCGAGGCCGCCTTCACCGAGCCAGGCGTCCGCCACCCCTATGGCCTCCAGCCCCGCCGAAAGGGCGGCCCGGCCCCTGGATACCGCCTCGGCCAGGGCAGCGCGCAGGGCCTCCAGCCGCCGCTCGGCAGCAAGGGCCGCCTCCTCCGCCCTGGCGCGGCGCGCGTCGGCCTCCGCGCGGGCCACGGTCACCAGCCTCTCGGCTTCCGCCCGGGCAGCATCCACCACCGCCCGCGCCTCCGCCTCCGCCTCGGCCTTCACCCGGGCGGCAAGTTCCTGGGCCTGCAACAGCGCTTCGGCCACGGTGTGCTCGGACCGGAACTTCTTGCCCAGGTCGGCCTTCAGGCCCTCGTTCTCCGCGCGCAGCCGCGCCGTTTCGCGTTCGGCGGCGGAAAGCGCTTCCGCAACCTGCTCCAGGTGCGCACGCACCGCGTCGGGGTCGTAACCCCGGAACCTGCGCGGGAAGGAACGCTGCACATCACTGATCCTCACTTCTCCCATCTCCTTTCGTTGCACCCCGCTTCGCAGCGGGGCGTGTTCATGGACCCGCGTCCCAGGACTCGAGGGATACCCGCCCTCCCCAGTCCCGCAGCCAGGCCTCACCCCAGGGTCGACCCGCCACTTCGGGCAGCACCCGGCACAGCCTCTGCGGGAAAACGACGTCGAACGACACCTCGTCTTGGCACGTCACCTCCCCTTCTACCACGGTTACCCGTACAGTCACCCGGCCCACGCCCGCAGGGCGGTACAACACGCCCCAGGGCTGGGGCTCCAGCAGCCCCGGCCCTGACACCAGCTCGAAAACGGCCTCCGGAGGCACCGCCTGCCTGGCCCCCGCGGGGCCGTAGACGACGGCCGTGAAAGGGACGGTACGCGCGGAATCAGCAGAAGCCAGCCGGGGACTCAGCCGCACCACCGGCGGGTCAACCCGGTAGTCCCCCACCTCCACCGGCAGGTACTGGCACGAGGACACGGGGGCGGACGCTTGCGCGCTCGCCAGACCCGAGACCCACACGGCGACGCGGCCGGGGGAGCCTCCCCGGAACAGCCCCGGTGCCTCAACGGCACCGCTCCCCGGCAGGGCCGGGTCGGGGACAACCTCCCACGACGGCT
This genomic interval from Bacillota bacterium contains the following:
- a CDS encoding carboxypeptidase-like regulatory domain-containing protein, yielding MRWPGKGGRRRGFTLTEVLVVVVVLGILAGITVGVMPAAARRAKRSALCSTLAELQGQVHRFYAETNAYPCAVQPTADAAQQLALDAVDVHGAKFVDGYIRFAPETKAGALGLDPAGGETVYYGIAYCGRVFATQVAPQGGAWTDGNTLVWVQNDPWRPHRLGDLCGSSGLLTPGGATITLWASQTESTPGTPITVNGRVVDASGAGVPNAQVRVDITGSVTGTRSVTVTTAQDGTFVVDVTTDVPEYVVVSATVIG
- a CDS encoding DivIVA domain-containing protein — its product is MRISDVQRSFPRRFRGYDPDAVRAHLEQVAEALSAAERETARLRAENEGLKADLGKKFRSEHTVAEALLQAQELAARVKAEAEAEARAVVDAARAEAERLVTVARAEADARRARAEEAALAAERRLEALRAALAEAVSRGRAALSAGLEAIGVADAWLGEGGLEDNLEAGELVGGEPVEVAG